A region of the Carya illinoinensis cultivar Pawnee chromosome 16, C.illinoinensisPawnee_v1, whole genome shotgun sequence genome:
CGGTATTTCGGGGCTTCCAAATTTAGAGGAATTGTACATTTCGGAGTGCAATAGATTAGTTGAGGTAGATCAATCTATTGGATCCCATAGTAAACTCGTTGATTTGTCAATTTGCAATTGCATTAAACTTAATAGTTTTCCAAGTTCCCTCAACTTGAGATCTCTGAAATCGCTTTTTGTTGCTTGCGTAAGCCTGGTGTCCTTCCTGAAATTGGGCCGGAAATGAAATGTTGGACATCGATTGAATGGAGATTCACTAGTATAAAAGAACTGCCTCATTCTATTGGGAATCTCACTAAACTTCAATATTtacgcactacaagaaattagcccttttgcagcgcttaaaatcgttgcaaatacatttaaaaaacgctgtaattgatcaattgcaacgttattaccctccttgcatgttcgacagtataaaagtgatatttttgatcaatagcaacgttattgaaaaaacgctgcaaaaaacttcatttgcagcgtttttaaacCGCTGCAAACTAACTAATTTCACGCTGCAAAAGGCCATCCCATGTGACTGCCATGGCGCTGCATTTGATCAATTACagcgaaatttatccttgctatatcattaaatttcgctgcaatttGTGTACGTCAAAAGCAACATACCATTCTAGCGCTGCATTTGATActttttgcaaggactaaaatcgctgcaaatttccataaaaacgctgcaaatgtgCCATCTCAGAAGCAGCGCATGcttttttgttgcatttaacattttttgcaaggactaaaatcgctgaaaaaaataaaaagcgctgcaaatgcccaaaagcaacgcttgcttcctttgttgcattttgcatttttttcaaggactaaaatcgctgaaaCTGATGATTTGCAACGAATTTTGGCCTAGTTGCAACgactaaaaatcgctgcaaatacttaattacaaaattaaaaaaaataataattactactgaaacatacagtttcagtaattaattaatctgtATTAGAAGCAAAGTTAGTATATCTTCTAGgatttaattccctttacttaataataaaaagggtacatagaaaataacaacaaagtacCCAAGGATCCTTACCcaagtcaaattataaattcatttacattataatttatatagacggAGGGGTAGCTTGATACATTTTAAAGTACTGCTAAAATTTCTAGGATAGTCTTATCTACGTAATCACCTAGAAGTGCCAGAGCCTGATAAAAGAAGTAGAGTAAAAAAGGAGATACAATTCAAGATCATGTGTTCTCTGTGCAAAGGAAGATATTTAATAGAACTCACAGGATCACAATCATTCTTGATGCCACAGTTCACAATCCCAACTCCTAATAATGCACCAGAAATAACATGGTTGTCACTTAGGTGGAAGTACTTGTCAATTTGGGCAAGTCCAGCGTCAACATCCCACAGTAAAATCATACTCTGTTATGACAAGAGGAAATGAGAATCCAACTTATAGGTTGAAGAAGTAAGAAGAGATAAACTGGGCAGTAAAAGACATACAAGACTTGCTGCAGCACTAGTCTTTCCATGTTCCTTAtttttgaaaagccagttggcAGAAGAGCCACCACTAGAACTGTCTGATGGGACTGTCATTAACTTATCCtgcaacaaaaacaatcaatatcACAAAAATTCACACCATATGTTATTTCTCAAGCCTATAGCACATTACCTGACCAAAGCCAGCATTTACAAAAGCATTAACAAAGGTGGCAGCAAGGTTCTGTCTAGCCGAGTCAACACTTGCACCAGCACTAGCACGGCCTTCAAGCAAGTGTGCCTGAGAAAATACATGAGAAAGCACATTATCAAAAGGGAACTCACATTTATCTTAACACATAATGAGCACCTagaacatctctctctctctactcttttggctcttcttttcttttatacattatattaggGGATGATGTCACATCAGGAGATGATGAAATGATGATATTAAAAGACTTGCAAATAGGATTTCTTTGCAATtagatattaataataaatgagtttattaagaaaaaaactacATATGTAATGCGCAAGAATGAACAAGGAGACcatcaaaaacaaaatctaTTGGCAGCAACCACTTCTAGATGGTGCCATAGCGTATTGGAAGAATCA
Encoded here:
- the LOC122299557 gene encoding 26S proteasome non-ATPase regulatory subunit 2 homolog A-like, whose protein sequence is MVQLQDAQKGAEVTSESTERELELEAQLVEARSILQEQGITFELDDEMAADDDDREVLQDIINNTSVKRREPKSPKDIYKAHLLEGRASAGASVDSARQNLAATFVNAFVNAGFGQDKLMTVPSDSSSGGSSANWLFKNKEHGKTSAAASLSMILLWDVDAGLAQIDKYFHLSDNHVISGALLGVGIVNCGIKNDCDPALALLGDYVDKTILEILAVL